From one Flavobacteriales bacterium genomic stretch:
- a CDS encoding class I SAM-dependent methyltransferase: MQYDPVKRRLGVVFNRTPALRKLFYQLLDLLLLRCWHIQRELRSWIAKRVADGKPITAIYDAGAGFGQYSYWLSGKLPNAAITAIDVKDEQVADCNAFFQRIGRPLVKFEVGDVTKFTKPNTFDLVVCVDVMEHILEDEAALRCYSTSLKEGGMLIISTPSDQGGSDVHEEGEGSFIEEHVRDGYNIDDIRAKALRNGFRAVEARYSYGSPGKISWKLSMKWPLLMLGVSKAFFIVLPFYYLLAYPIAFVLNMADVRMTHSTGTGLVVKAWK; this comes from the coding sequence ATGCAGTATGACCCCGTCAAGCGCCGCCTCGGTGTGGTGTTCAACCGCACCCCAGCGCTGCGCAAGCTCTTCTACCAGCTGCTCGACCTGCTGCTCCTTCGCTGCTGGCACATCCAGCGCGAGCTGCGCTCGTGGATCGCGAAGCGGGTAGCGGATGGCAAGCCGATCACCGCCATCTACGATGCCGGTGCGGGCTTCGGGCAATACAGTTATTGGCTCAGCGGCAAGCTGCCGAATGCCGCCATCACCGCCATCGATGTGAAGGACGAGCAGGTGGCGGATTGCAACGCTTTCTTCCAGCGCATCGGAAGACCGCTGGTGAAGTTCGAGGTGGGCGATGTGACCAAGTTCACCAAGCCGAACACGTTCGACCTGGTGGTGTGCGTGGACGTGATGGAGCATATCCTGGAGGACGAAGCTGCGCTGCGCTGCTACAGCACCTCCTTGAAAGAGGGCGGCATGCTCATCATCAGCACGCCCAGCGACCAAGGCGGCAGCGATGTGCATGAAGAAGGCGAAGGCTCCTTCATCGAAGAGCATGTACGCGACGGCTACAACATCGACGATATCCGTGCGAAGGCACTGCGCAATGGCTTCAGGGCGGTGGAGGCGCGCTACAGCTACGGCTCACCGGGCAAGATCAGCTGGAAGCTGAGCATGAAGTGGCCGCTGCTGATGCTCGGCGTGAGCAAGGCCTTCTTCATCGTGCTGCCCTTCTACTACCTGCTGGCCTACCCTATCGCCTTCGTGCTGAACATGGCCGATGTGCGCATGACGCACAGCACGGGGACGGGACTGGTGGTGAAGGCGTGGAAGTGA
- the rbfA gene encoding 30S ribosome-binding factor RbfA encodes MDSLRQNKVNSLLLKEMAAVFQQEGRSLLPGGLITVTGVRCSPDLGVAKVYLSLFPVKDKSEVMGRIKEQSHRLRGVLGGRIGKQMRVVPELLFYLDDSLDRAEAIDKLLKG; translated from the coding sequence ATGGATAGCCTGAGACAGAACAAGGTGAACAGCCTGCTCCTAAAGGAGATGGCAGCGGTATTCCAGCAGGAAGGGCGGTCACTGCTCCCCGGCGGCCTGATCACGGTCACGGGCGTGCGCTGCAGCCCTGATCTCGGCGTGGCCAAAGTGTACTTGAGCCTGTTCCCGGTGAAGGACAAGTCCGAGGTGATGGGGCGCATCAAGGAGCAGAGCCACCGGTTGCGCGGGGTGCTCGGCGGCCGCATCGGCAAGCAGATGCGCGTGGTGCCGGAGCTGCTCTTCTACCTGGATGATTCGCTGGACCGGGCGGAGGCCATCGATAAGTTATTGAAGGGTTGA